CGCTCGCGGCAATAGCACGACGATCCTGTTCAGCGGGGACTTAGGGCGATCTCATATGCCAATCCTGCGAGACCCCGAGCCACCGCCTTCCTGCGATGTCCTGATCCTGGAATCCACTTACGGTGACCGCTTGCACGAGCAGGCTGGGGAAGAGATGAAGAAGAAGGCGCAGGACCTGATCGCCCATGCGCGTGAACACAAGAGCAAAATCATTGTGCCGGCGTTTGCCGTGGGGCGCACGCAGGAACTGGTTATGAGGATCAAAGAGCTGGTCGGAGAAGGCCGGGTCGAGCCGATTCCCATCTATATCGATTCTCCGTTGGCGGACAAGGCCACGGAAGTCTTCAAACGTCACCCAGAGTGCTATGACGAGGAAACCATGAAGACCTTTTCCTCGGGCGGGGATGTTTTTGCCTCCCGCTACATCCATTTCGTCTCCTCTCCGGAAGAGAGTAAGCGCCTTAATGCCATGCGCGGTCCCTGCGTCATCATTTCTTCCTCCGGTATGTGCGAGGGGGGACGGGTCATTCACCATCTCAAACATGCCATTCAGGACGAGGCGAACGTCATCGTCTTTGTCGGCTTTCAAGCCGAACATACCCTCGGGCGCAAACTGGTCGAGGGGTGGGACGTGGTGCCAATCTTTGGGGTTCCGACCAAACGCCGCGCGCAAATCATGAAGTTCAACGGCCTCTCCGCCCATGCTGATCGCAATGATCTGCTCGCCTATGTGCGAGCGATCGATCCACTGCCGAGTACGATCTTCATCGTCCATGGCGAAGAGAAGCAGGCCCTTTCGCTGGGGGCGGCAATCCAGGCAGACCATCCGAAGATTGATGTGCGGATCCCGCACCAGGGCAGCACGCATGAAATGTAGTTCTGGGCGCGCGGCACGGGTAATGCTGTTGTCCTGGATCGCCGCGCTACTTGCGGGGTGCCTCTCCGTGTCGGCGGCTGAACCCGACCAACCGCGCCAACGGATTCGGGACATGGGCGTCGTGATCGGGCAGTATCAGCCTGGTCCACTCAATGCCATCACTGATGTGGCAGGAGTAAGGGTCGGGCATACCACACTCATCTCCGGGGAAGGGAAATTGGTTCCGGGGCAGGGGCCTGTACGCACAGGCGTCACCGTCGTCATTCCGCGTGACGACGTGTGGCACAAGAAAGTGCCGGCTGGATTCTTCGTCCTCAACGGTACCGGAGAAATGACGGGCCTCTCGTGGGTAGCGGAGTCAGGCTTTCTCGAATACCCCATCGCCCTCACAAACACGTTGAATATCCCCCGTGTTGAGAACGGAGTCATGAGCTGGATGATCAGGCAGTATCCAGCCATCGGCATCGAAGACGACACGCTTACGCCGGTCGTGGCGGAATGTGACGACGGACGGTTGAACGACATCCAAGGCCGCCATGTGTCTG
The Candidatus Nitrospira nitrosa DNA segment above includes these coding regions:
- a CDS encoding MBL fold metallo-hydrolase RNA specificity domain-containing protein, which gives rise to MKLSFYGAARSVTGSRHLLEVPGFRVLLDCGLFQGRREEAFRRNREFGFDPKSLGAILLSHAHIDHSGALPVLPRKGFSGKVYLTRASADLAGIMLEDSARVQENDCRYVNKQEKRRGKACVQALYDGDDVRKILKRFEGSRYGDQLKIAPRLTASFHDAGHILGSAAVRVKYTARGNSTTILFSGDLGRSHMPILRDPEPPPSCDVLILESTYGDRLHEQAGEEMKKKAQDLIAHAREHKSKIIVPAFAVGRTQELVMRIKELVGEGRVEPIPIYIDSPLADKATEVFKRHPECYDEETMKTFSSGGDVFASRYIHFVSSPEESKRLNAMRGPCVIISSSGMCEGGRVIHHLKHAIQDEANVIVFVGFQAEHTLGRKLVEGWDVVPIFGVPTKRRAQIMKFNGLSAHADRNDLLAYVRAIDPLPSTIFIVHGEEKQALSLGAAIQADHPKIDVRIPHQGSTHEM